Proteins from a genomic interval of Bradyrhizobium sp. CCBAU 53340:
- a CDS encoding response regulator — protein MVVDDDAGVLDVIASMLEELGCEVVAAQSGPEALELLAQNESISILITDINMPGMDGHELAELARRARPNLKVLQLSGREPRRGGLPMIRKPFSLEDLAKTMRQTTGAC, from the coding sequence TTGGTTGTCGACGACGACGCCGGCGTCCTCGACGTGATCGCCAGCATGCTTGAAGAGCTCGGTTGCGAGGTGGTTGCGGCGCAGAGTGGACCGGAAGCGCTCGAACTCCTCGCGCAGAACGAGTCGATCTCGATCCTCATCACCGACATCAATATGCCTGGCATGGATGGTCATGAACTGGCCGAGCTCGCGCGGCGTGCCCGCCCCAACCTGAAGGTTCTTCAACTGTCCGGCCGCGAACCGCGTCGCGGCGGCCTCCCAATGATCCGCAAGCCCTTTTCCCTCGAGGACCTCGCCAAGACGATGAGGCAGACCACCGGTGCCTGTTGA
- a CDS encoding FAD-dependent monooxygenase, whose translation MPVLLPTSRTRARTAHARALAPHHAVLIAGGGPTGLMLAAELALAKADVAIVERRASQDLTGTRAGGLHARSIEILDQRGVADRFLREGKVTQLAGFAWTRLDIGDLPTRHPYGLALRQSHIERILADWVEETGVPIYRAREVSDVVQDDTGVDVTLAGGATLRADYLVGCDGGRSLVRKAARIEFSGTDPTLSNLMAEVAMRAAPQWGLRHDATGFHGLSQTENGRVLVVLTEATRDRSGEPSLRNLSEALIAVYGTDFGVHSPSWISRFTDAARQAVCYRNGRVLLAGDAAHIHHSVSGQGLNTGLQDAVNLGWKLAQVVKGISPDSLLDSYHAERHPVAARVLRNTRAQIALLRRNDDGRKAAREIVSELLAMDEPRKRYGAMMSGLDIRYDLGDGHPLLGRRMPDLALTVEGRTLRPFTLLHEARGVLLNFGGPDVLDISPDISRWADRVTRIDASYDGAWELPALGTVAPPAAVLVRPDGHVAWVKHENHGGLPEALTTWFGAAS comes from the coding sequence ATGCCTGTGCTGCTTCCGACGTCACGCACGCGCGCCCGCACTGCACACGCGCGCGCCCTGGCGCCGCATCATGCCGTATTGATCGCCGGCGGCGGGCCGACCGGATTGATGCTGGCGGCGGAGCTGGCGCTGGCGAAAGCCGATGTCGCCATCGTCGAGCGCCGCGCCAGCCAGGATCTCACCGGCACGCGCGCCGGCGGCCTGCACGCGCGCAGCATCGAGATCCTCGATCAGCGTGGCGTTGCCGATCGCTTCCTGCGCGAAGGCAAGGTGACGCAGCTCGCCGGCTTTGCCTGGACGCGGCTCGACATCGGCGATCTGCCCACAAGGCACCCTTACGGCCTCGCGCTGCGACAGAGCCACATCGAACGCATCCTGGCCGACTGGGTGGAGGAAACAGGCGTTCCTATCTATCGGGCCCGCGAGGTGAGCGATGTCGTGCAGGACGACACGGGCGTCGACGTGACGCTCGCCGGCGGCGCGACCTTGCGCGCGGATTATCTGGTCGGCTGTGACGGCGGCCGTAGCCTGGTGCGCAAGGCAGCACGCATCGAGTTTTCCGGCACAGATCCGACGCTCAGCAATCTCATGGCCGAGGTCGCAATGCGCGCGGCCCCGCAATGGGGCCTGCGTCACGACGCGACAGGCTTTCACGGCCTCAGCCAGACGGAGAATGGACGCGTGCTGGTCGTTCTCACCGAAGCAACGCGCGATCGCAGCGGCGAGCCTTCCTTGCGCAATCTCAGCGAGGCGCTCATCGCGGTCTACGGCACCGATTTCGGCGTCCATAGCCCGTCCTGGATCTCGCGTTTCACCGATGCGGCGCGGCAGGCCGTCTGCTATCGCAACGGACGCGTGCTGCTCGCCGGCGATGCCGCGCACATCCATCATTCCGTCAGCGGACAGGGCCTCAACACCGGCTTGCAGGATGCCGTCAATCTCGGCTGGAAGCTGGCGCAGGTGGTGAAGGGCATTTCGCCCGACAGCCTGCTCGACAGCTACCATGCCGAACGCCATCCCGTGGCCGCCCGCGTGTTGCGCAACACGAGGGCGCAGATCGCCCTGCTCCGCCGCAACGACGACGGCCGCAAGGCCGCGCGCGAAATCGTCTCCGAGCTGCTCGCGATGGACGAGCCGCGCAAGCGCTATGGCGCGATGATGAGCGGGCTCGACATCCGCTATGATCTCGGCGACGGGCATCCCCTGCTCGGCCGCCGCATGCCCGATCTGGCATTAACAGTCGAGGGCCGCACCCTGCGGCCGTTCACGCTGCTGCACGAGGCGCGCGGCGTGCTGCTGAATTTCGGCGGGCCCGACGTTCTCGACATCTCGCCCGACATCTCGCGTTGGGCCGATCGTGTCACGCGCATCGATGCCAGCTATGACGGCGCTTGGGAGCTTCCCGCCCTCGGAACGGTCGCACCGCCGGCCGCCGTGCTGGTGCGGCCCGACGGCCACGTGGCGTGGGTCAAACATGAGAACCACGGCGGACTCCCGGAGGCGCTGACGACCTGGTTTGGAGCTGCCAGCTAA
- a CDS encoding DUF4261 domain-containing protein, which translates to MASSEEFGSARAEQSAAGILFLEMALAEHHSPRRIWASTEKFVDFVLVSFYKVCSTLGRADHGRESPYEAAMSKSFLALVLLERPVTPDMVALAEAVRRRHPELATKMDVGQGSAGGSVLRCGDQLIAVMSMPAPIPQDPGLWSRAAPAWPEAGTVAARHRGHLIVSVLGKNQPLLSKARLMTAVIGALIATAPECCAVVWDAKVARPADLWLHLSRQSFAPFPDYPFPLWVDVLPFRSRKGIGAVTLGLTAFVDREIQFESSRLPLDALVEKVEGLVVYLIEHGRVLKDGDTFGGDAKERMAIRYKNSDQFNGMPVFLCTDGSL; encoded by the coding sequence GTGGCATCATCGGAAGAGTTTGGTTCGGCCCGCGCGGAGCAATCGGCGGCGGGCATTTTGTTTTTGGAAATGGCGCTGGCAGAGCACCATTCTCCGCGCCGAATTTGGGCCTCTACAGAAAAATTTGTCGATTTTGTTCTTGTTTCGTTCTATAAAGTATGCTCAACCTTAGGGCGAGCAGACCATGGGCGTGAATCCCCCTATGAGGCGGCGATGAGTAAATCGTTTCTTGCGCTTGTCTTGCTGGAGAGGCCGGTAACGCCCGACATGGTCGCGCTTGCCGAGGCGGTCCGCAGACGGCATCCGGAATTGGCAACGAAGATGGATGTCGGCCAGGGGTCTGCCGGTGGGTCGGTTCTCCGCTGTGGTGATCAACTGATTGCGGTTATGTCAATGCCGGCGCCCATTCCGCAGGATCCAGGGTTGTGGTCGCGCGCGGCTCCGGCCTGGCCCGAGGCAGGCACCGTTGCAGCGCGACACCGCGGTCATTTGATCGTCTCGGTGCTCGGAAAAAACCAGCCATTATTGTCCAAGGCTCGTCTGATGACGGCTGTTATTGGCGCGTTGATCGCGACAGCGCCGGAATGCTGCGCTGTCGTGTGGGACGCCAAGGTCGCGCGTCCAGCGGATCTTTGGCTGCACCTGTCCAGGCAATCCTTCGCGCCGTTTCCCGACTATCCCTTCCCGCTCTGGGTCGATGTCCTCCCTTTCCGCTCGCGAAAAGGCATCGGTGCTGTAACCCTGGGCCTGACCGCTTTTGTAGACCGTGAGATCCAGTTCGAGTCCTCCAGGCTGCCGCTCGATGCGCTGGTCGAAAAGGTGGAAGGCCTCGTCGTCTATCTCATCGAGCACGGACGCGTGCTTAAAGATGGCGATACCTTTGGCGGCGATGCCAAAGAGCGCATGGCGATTCGTTACAAGAATTCCGATCAGTTCAATGGAATGCCTGTGTTTCTCTGTACTGACGGCTCGCTTTAG
- a CDS encoding imm11 family protein — MMTASPGEQRPRRLRAVAHQRRFYRVNAFRSRGEAFHFELENEKELPCGLERISDLAETPRFLFDKSAARRPRDLAPFFYAWLISDRTKAVFESVDPNGFVFAQCAVRVPKGTWDGPPYWLCQVVRVLDALDEGRSRLKIGISDDPRKLDFGQKCYDFFGRTELVFREDLIGDAHMFRMAYHDSWAICDEELKNACKSAGLKIYFTDVLKHG; from the coding sequence ATGATGACTGCATCCCCCGGCGAACAGCGTCCACGGAGGCTCCGGGCAGTCGCACACCAGAGAAGGTTTTACCGAGTCAACGCTTTTCGATCGCGCGGCGAGGCATTCCACTTCGAACTGGAGAATGAGAAGGAGCTCCCATGTGGTTTAGAGCGCATCTCTGACTTGGCAGAAACTCCACGCTTCCTTTTTGATAAGTCCGCGGCACGTCGTCCGCGGGATCTTGCACCCTTTTTTTATGCATGGCTGATCTCCGATCGGACAAAGGCTGTGTTCGAGTCGGTCGATCCGAACGGGTTTGTGTTTGCGCAATGCGCGGTGCGAGTCCCGAAGGGAACCTGGGATGGGCCGCCATATTGGCTCTGTCAAGTCGTTCGTGTTCTCGACGCACTGGATGAGGGCCGGTCACGTTTGAAGATTGGTATCAGCGACGATCCACGTAAGTTGGACTTCGGTCAAAAGTGCTATGATTTTTTCGGTCGAACCGAGCTTGTCTTTCGGGAAGACTTGATCGGCGATGCCCATATGTTTCGTATGGCCTATCACGACTCCTGGGCAATATGCGACGAGGAGCTGAAGAACGCCTGCAAGTCGGCAGGCCTGAAGATATACTTTACTGATGTTCTGAAGCACGGGTGA
- a CDS encoding AHH domain-containing protein, giving the protein MGILWEHHIISQKFEDHSAFRGLNKQTLGVQAPQNLIYLPADYELARKMGVSPHPGGHDFRYYEAVDETLDLIATIEDPNLRAKEIRDLMDAMRVGLINGDLYTNVPIGGTGEEVARGVETVVKNYAGYRAKNRNQVRALAEFDRRSAGTGNDHLGKWSAILGHAAREKLLSKAIRENPRLNITSGNKDLAGTPWQQNFVATDDSFRVPGSEPVDPNHVPQLPGFIPSPLAEFAPEGFTRSDPSLTYGLSGFPAGGPDWQQFGQLPSSTAAPSMPQILQFNPESGDVMRFMSDGSPALGPNPYEMPRNPNDPSPLLGLGVFGAAMVAPELLATLPAWASALSALGITGAAASSSADAKPGNNSSGGVFATGAPPYNPFSTDAASNASRSGGLPLGAQSSAQPSMGNTLDQQPVHSDTFGDRFGNWPGTAPVATPSTPFGQFSAPAARTAGATAPDEVRRLARVNTSNAGSSVFESGSAPVPYLPSSEFDDRFGNWRVEGKWPQQASSPVGTFADEPSYAIPPPIWGLEAPTNPRHDSEEWFSRWIRPLLRQD; this is encoded by the coding sequence ATGGGTATTCTGTGGGAACATCATATCATATCGCAGAAATTCGAAGATCACAGCGCATTTCGGGGCTTGAATAAGCAGACGCTTGGCGTGCAGGCTCCGCAGAACCTGATCTATCTGCCGGCAGACTATGAGTTGGCCAGAAAGATGGGCGTGTCGCCACACCCAGGCGGGCATGATTTTCGTTACTACGAAGCAGTCGACGAGACTCTTGATTTGATCGCAACAATCGAGGATCCAAATCTTCGGGCGAAGGAGATACGCGACTTGATGGATGCAATGCGCGTTGGTCTCATTAATGGCGATCTCTACACCAATGTGCCGATTGGAGGGACCGGCGAAGAAGTGGCTCGAGGAGTTGAGACCGTCGTCAAAAATTATGCAGGGTATCGGGCGAAAAATAGGAATCAAGTTAGAGCGCTAGCAGAATTTGACCGGAGAAGTGCGGGGACGGGCAATGACCATCTTGGGAAGTGGTCCGCCATCCTCGGGCATGCGGCGAGAGAAAAGCTGCTGAGCAAAGCGATTCGGGAGAACCCGCGACTTAACATCACTTCGGGGAACAAGGACTTGGCCGGAACGCCATGGCAACAGAACTTCGTGGCTACTGATGACAGTTTCCGTGTTCCAGGCTCGGAGCCTGTCGATCCGAATCACGTTCCACAGTTGCCGGGCTTCATTCCATCTCCGCTTGCAGAGTTCGCTCCGGAAGGCTTCACCCGGAGCGACCCGAGTTTGACCTATGGATTGTCTGGCTTTCCTGCGGGCGGTCCGGATTGGCAACAGTTCGGACAACTGCCTTCAAGCACCGCCGCGCCATCGATGCCTCAGATTCTCCAATTCAATCCGGAATCCGGCGACGTGATGAGATTCATGTCCGATGGATCGCCAGCGCTGGGACCCAATCCGTACGAGATGCCTCGTAACCCGAACGATCCGTCCCCGCTTCTTGGGCTGGGAGTATTCGGGGCTGCGATGGTAGCGCCTGAGCTGCTAGCAACGTTGCCGGCGTGGGCGTCGGCCTTGAGCGCCCTGGGTATAACAGGTGCCGCAGCGAGCTCATCTGCCGATGCAAAACCAGGCAATAACTCCAGCGGCGGGGTTTTTGCCACCGGTGCGCCTCCGTATAATCCGTTCAGCACAGATGCCGCATCGAACGCGAGCAGAAGCGGTGGCCTGCCACTCGGAGCTCAATCCAGCGCACAACCGTCGATGGGTAATACTCTCGATCAGCAGCCGGTGCACTCCGATACTTTCGGCGATCGTTTTGGCAACTGGCCAGGAACTGCGCCTGTTGCGACACCATCCACACCGTTCGGTCAGTTCTCGGCCCCGGCCGCTCGCACCGCCGGAGCAACTGCGCCCGACGAAGTCCGGCGCCTCGCCCGCGTGAACACTTCGAACGCTGGCAGCAGCGTGTTTGAATCTGGAAGCGCGCCGGTACCCTATCTGCCTTCTTCTGAATTCGACGATCGATTTGGCAATTGGCGAGTAGAAGGAAAGTGGCCACAGCAGGCTAGCAGCCCGGTTGGCACATTCGCTGATGAGCCGAGCTATGCTATTCCACCGCCGATCTGGGGATTGGAAGCCCCAACGAACCCGCGACATGATTCAGAAGAATGGTTCTCTCGTTGGATACGGCCACTTCTTCGCCAAGACTAG